The Actinomyces sp. oral taxon 414 genome has a segment encoding these proteins:
- a CDS encoding multifunctional oxoglutarate decarboxylase/oxoglutarate dehydrogenase thiamine pyrophosphate-binding subunit/dihydrolipoyllysine-residue succinyltransferase subunit, translating to MVEEMRDAWRSDPASVGPRWRSLFEAEAAAPAATAAAESSDAGSTATGPATSQSATAGPTESPDPEGLAPAPPSGTAHPPADAQPPSDTAPRPRPAQDPAGPGAAPHRQILSIQDVTRSDLPPAPPSGTAPPTSPYAQRLARQHRRNGGAGEDSSVRLRGAAARTAKNMEASLSIPTATSARAVPAKVLIENRAIINGHLAHTRGGRVSFTHLIGWAVVESLSEMPSMNVSYAVDDAGRPVRHEPAHIAFGLAVDAPGPDGERRLLVPSVKRADLMDLAGFVAACEDLVRRAREGGLGVDDFRGTTVTLTNPGMFGTLHSVPRLMPGQGLIVGVGAMDYPAAFAGAGEKTLARHGIGKTLTLTSTYDHRVIQGAASGEFLRLVERKLLGLDGFWERAFESLRIPHEPVVWARDAVYDADLETGKPARVAELIHAFRQRGHLAADTDPLTYRLRRHPDLDITSYGLSLWDLDRAFPTGGLGGTERATLREILNRLRDAYCRTAGIEYMHIQDPAQRAWWQERLEGEWPTTTPAERRRILTKLEQAEAFETFLQTKYVGQKRFSLEGGESLIVALDRLLDAAAHDGLDEVVIGMTHRGRLNVLTNIAGKSYGQVFDEFDGAGVVEGAGTGDVKYHLGTDGVFTGTDGVSTRVSLAANPSHLETVDGVVEGIVRAKQDRIGLGERGYTVMPVLVHGDAAFAGQGVVYETLNMSQLPAYRTGGTVHIIVNNQIGFTTGSASARSTTYATDLAKGLQVPIFHVNADDPETVARAARLAYDYRAAFHKDVIIDLICYRRRGHNEGDDPSMTQPVMYRLIDSLPSTRAVYTADLVGRGDITAEDARRIERDSRDELERIFAETRAHARAARDRADRADPPPSNDTIDATDPTKVGLQTTGLEVPASQRAGQGMMIGWTSAVSRRVVERIGDAQVAHPPGFTVHPKLEAMLDGRRRATREGGIDWGLGELIAIGSLLMEGVPVRLAGEDARRATFAQRHAVLHDHVSGAEWTPLDFLTPDQAPLSVYDSLLSEYAALAFEYGYAVERPEALTMWEAQFGDFANGAQCVIDEYVTSATQKWGQRSGLVMLLPHGQEGQGPDHSSARIERYLLMCAQDNLRVAQPSTPANHFHLLREQAYSRPRRPLVVFTPKQLLRLRAATSAVEDFTSGVFRPVIGETDPAIASDGAGAGVSRVLVCSGRVYYDLLAERARRREAAEEGSTVAIVRLEQLYPLPLEELAGALAPFAGAEVCWVQDEAANQGVWPYLGLHLPESMTASGPVRLISRPEAAAPAVGSVRMYRADQARLIARAFARQ from the coding sequence ATGGTGGAGGAGATGCGCGACGCCTGGCGCTCCGACCCCGCCTCGGTCGGCCCCCGGTGGCGCAGCCTCTTCGAAGCCGAAGCGGCGGCCCCGGCCGCGACCGCGGCCGCCGAGAGCTCGGACGCCGGGAGCACAGCCACCGGGCCCGCAACATCCCAGTCGGCGACCGCCGGGCCCACCGAAAGCCCAGACCCCGAGGGCCTGGCCCCCGCCCCGCCGTCGGGCACCGCGCACCCGCCGGCCGACGCGCAGCCGCCGTCTGACACCGCGCCCCGCCCCCGGCCGGCGCAGGACCCGGCGGGCCCGGGCGCGGCGCCCCACCGCCAGATCCTCTCCATCCAGGACGTCACCCGCTCGGACCTGCCGCCGGCCCCGCCGTCGGGCACCGCCCCGCCCACCTCCCCCTACGCCCAGCGACTGGCCCGCCAGCACCGCCGCAACGGCGGCGCCGGCGAGGACTCCTCCGTCCGCCTCAGGGGCGCCGCCGCGCGCACCGCCAAGAACATGGAGGCCTCGCTGTCCATCCCCACGGCGACGTCCGCCCGCGCCGTCCCCGCCAAGGTCCTCATCGAGAACCGCGCCATTATCAACGGCCACCTGGCCCACACCCGCGGTGGCAGGGTCTCCTTCACCCACCTCATCGGCTGGGCGGTGGTGGAGTCCCTGTCGGAGATGCCCTCCATGAACGTCTCCTACGCCGTCGACGACGCCGGCCGGCCCGTGCGCCACGAGCCCGCGCACATCGCCTTCGGCCTGGCCGTCGACGCACCCGGCCCCGACGGCGAGCGCCGTCTGCTCGTGCCCTCCGTCAAGAGGGCCGACCTCATGGACCTGGCGGGCTTCGTGGCCGCCTGCGAGGACCTCGTGCGCCGGGCGCGCGAGGGCGGGCTCGGCGTCGACGACTTCCGCGGCACCACCGTGACCCTGACCAACCCCGGCATGTTCGGCACCCTCCACTCGGTGCCCCGCCTCATGCCCGGCCAGGGCCTCATCGTCGGCGTGGGGGCCATGGATTACCCGGCCGCCTTCGCCGGCGCCGGCGAGAAGACCCTCGCCCGCCACGGCATCGGCAAGACCCTCACCCTGACCTCCACCTACGACCACCGCGTCATCCAAGGAGCGGCCTCCGGCGAGTTCCTGCGGCTGGTGGAGCGCAAGCTGCTGGGCCTGGACGGGTTCTGGGAGCGGGCCTTCGAGTCCCTGCGCATCCCGCACGAGCCGGTCGTCTGGGCCCGCGACGCCGTCTACGACGCCGACCTGGAGACCGGCAAGCCCGCGCGCGTGGCCGAACTCATCCACGCCTTCCGCCAGCGCGGGCACCTGGCCGCCGACACCGACCCGCTCACCTACCGCCTGCGCCGCCACCCGGACCTGGACATCACCTCCTACGGACTGAGCCTGTGGGACCTGGACCGTGCCTTCCCCACCGGCGGCCTGGGCGGCACCGAGCGCGCCACCCTGCGCGAGATCCTCAACCGCCTGCGCGACGCCTACTGCCGCACCGCCGGCATCGAGTACATGCACATCCAGGACCCCGCCCAGCGCGCCTGGTGGCAGGAGCGCCTGGAGGGCGAGTGGCCGACGACCACCCCCGCCGAGCGCCGTCGGATCCTGACCAAGCTGGAGCAGGCCGAGGCCTTCGAGACCTTCCTGCAGACCAAGTACGTGGGCCAGAAGCGCTTCAGCCTGGAGGGCGGGGAGTCCCTCATCGTGGCCCTGGACCGGCTGCTGGACGCCGCCGCCCACGACGGCCTGGACGAGGTCGTCATCGGCATGACCCACCGCGGCCGCCTCAACGTGCTGACCAATATCGCCGGCAAGTCCTACGGGCAGGTCTTCGACGAGTTCGACGGCGCCGGCGTCGTCGAGGGCGCCGGCACCGGCGACGTCAAGTACCACCTGGGCACCGACGGCGTCTTCACCGGCACCGACGGCGTGTCCACCCGCGTGTCCCTGGCCGCCAACCCCTCCCACCTGGAGACGGTCGACGGCGTCGTCGAGGGGATCGTGCGCGCCAAGCAGGACCGCATCGGCCTGGGTGAGAGGGGCTACACGGTCATGCCGGTGCTCGTGCACGGCGACGCCGCCTTCGCCGGGCAGGGCGTGGTCTACGAGACCCTCAATATGAGCCAGCTGCCCGCCTACCGCACCGGTGGCACCGTGCACATCATCGTCAACAACCAGATCGGCTTCACCACCGGGTCGGCCTCCGCCCGCTCGACCACCTACGCCACCGACCTGGCCAAGGGGCTGCAGGTGCCCATCTTCCACGTCAACGCCGACGACCCCGAGACGGTGGCCCGCGCCGCCCGCCTCGCCTACGACTACCGGGCGGCCTTCCACAAGGACGTCATCATCGACCTCATCTGCTACCGGCGCCGCGGTCACAACGAGGGCGACGACCCGTCGATGACCCAGCCGGTCATGTACCGCCTCATCGACTCCCTGCCCTCGACCCGCGCGGTCTACACCGCCGACCTGGTGGGGCGCGGGGACATCACCGCCGAGGACGCCCGGCGGATCGAGCGCGACTCCCGCGACGAGCTGGAGCGGATCTTCGCCGAGACCCGGGCCCACGCGCGGGCGGCCCGCGACCGCGCCGATCGCGCCGACCCGCCGCCCTCCAACGACACGATCGACGCCACCGACCCCACCAAGGTGGGCCTGCAGACCACCGGATTGGAGGTGCCCGCCTCCCAGCGCGCAGGCCAGGGCATGATGATCGGCTGGACCAGCGCGGTCTCGCGCCGCGTCGTCGAGCGCATCGGGGACGCGCAGGTCGCCCACCCGCCGGGCTTCACCGTCCACCCCAAACTGGAGGCCATGCTCGACGGGCGCCGGCGCGCCACCCGGGAGGGCGGCATCGACTGGGGGCTGGGCGAGCTCATTGCGATCGGTTCCCTGCTCATGGAGGGGGTGCCGGTGCGCCTGGCCGGCGAGGACGCCCGCCGCGCCACCTTCGCCCAGCGCCACGCCGTCCTGCACGACCACGTCTCGGGCGCCGAGTGGACGCCGCTGGACTTCCTGACCCCGGACCAGGCGCCGCTGAGCGTCTACGACTCCCTGCTCAGCGAGTACGCGGCCCTGGCCTTCGAGTACGGCTACGCCGTCGAGAGGCCGGAGGCGCTGACCATGTGGGAGGCCCAGTTCGGCGACTTCGCCAACGGCGCCCAGTGCGTCATCGACGAGTACGTCACCTCCGCCACCCAGAAGTGGGGGCAGCGCTCCGGGCTGGTCATGCTCCTGCCCCACGGCCAGGAGGGTCAGGGGCCCGACCACTCCTCGGCGCGCATCGAGCGCTACCTGCTCATGTGCGCGCAGGACAACCTGCGGGTGGCCCAGCCCTCCACGCCCGCCAACCACTTCCACCTGCTGCGCGAGCAGGCCTACTCGCGGCCGCGCCGCCCACTCGTCGTCTTCACGCCCAAGCAGCTGCTGCGCCTCAGGGCCGCCACGAGCGCGGTGGAGGACTTCACCTCCGGGGTCTTCCGGCCGGTCATCGGCGAGACGGACCCGGCCATCGCCTCCGACGGCGCGGGCGCGGGCGTGAGCCGGGTGCTGGTGTGCTCCGGGCGCGTCTACTACGACCTGCTGGCCGAGCGGGCCCGACGGCGGGAGGCGGCGGAGGAGGGCTCCACGGTGGCCATTGTGCGTCTGGAGCAGCTCTACCCGCTGCCCCTCGAGGAGCTGGCCGGGGCCCTGGCCCCCTTCGCCGGGGCCGAGGTGTGCTGGGTGCAGGACGAGGCGGCGAACCAGGGCGTGTGGCCCTACCTCGGCCTGCACCTGCCGGAGTCGATGACGGCGTCGGGCCCGGTGCGCCTGATCTCCCGGCCCGAGGCCGCCGCCCCCGCCGTCGGCAGCGTCAGGATGTACCGGGCCGACCAGGCCCGGCTCATCGCCCGGGCCTTCGCCCGGCAGTGA
- a CDS encoding MerR family transcriptional regulator, giving the protein MRVAEIAELTGTTVRTVRYYHSLGLLPVPAERGGWRDYELAHVARLSRIRWLVRAGVSLEAVGRILGESDGDGDGESDGGLGPEGGRCGGDGEGAGAPGSPRTEPAPRTEPAPRTGRAPQTGKGAARANLIVEDLVGALTAVEEHLDEAIRQRDMLAGLLERARGGATVSPMTPRMAAFFDRMERAAPDEATRAAVRNERDLIDLACYRGQLPPEAELLFSDPDPRFDAEALALYGQDPAGLSDEEVERRARATVARLEAQLVPERLRVLARSVDVGAVRSIFRLTAALEYFDLRLARALEREFLATIERWREG; this is encoded by the coding sequence ATGCGGGTTGCGGAGATCGCCGAACTGACCGGGACCACGGTTCGCACCGTGCGCTACTACCACTCCCTGGGCCTGCTGCCCGTGCCCGCCGAGCGCGGGGGATGGCGCGACTACGAGCTCGCCCACGTGGCCAGGCTGTCGCGAATCCGCTGGCTGGTGCGGGCGGGCGTCTCCCTGGAGGCGGTCGGGCGCATTCTGGGCGAGTCCGACGGCGATGGCGACGGCGAGTCCGACGGCGGTCTCGGCCCAGAGGGCGGGCGGTGCGGAGGGGACGGAGAGGGTGCGGGCGCCCCGGGATCCCCGCGGACCGAGCCGGCCCCGCGGACCGAGCCGGCCCCGCGGACCGGGCGGGCCCCGCAGACTGGGAAGGGCGCGGCGAGGGCGAATCTGATCGTGGAGGACCTGGTCGGCGCGTTGACGGCCGTCGAGGAGCACCTGGACGAGGCGATCCGCCAGCGGGACATGCTCGCCGGCCTGCTGGAGCGGGCCCGCGGCGGGGCGACGGTGTCGCCGATGACTCCCCGCATGGCGGCCTTTTTCGACCGTATGGAGAGGGCCGCCCCCGACGAGGCCACCCGCGCCGCCGTGCGGAATGAGCGCGACCTGATCGACCTGGCCTGCTACCGGGGCCAGTTGCCGCCGGAGGCCGAGCTCCTCTTCAGCGATCCCGATCCGCGGTTCGACGCCGAGGCACTGGCCCTCTACGGGCAGGATCCCGCCGGATTGTCCGATGAGGAGGTGGAGCGGCGCGCGCGGGCCACGGTCGCGCGCCTGGAGGCCCAGCTGGTGCCCGAGCGCCTCAGGGTCCTGGCGCGCAGCGTCGACGTCGGCGCCGTGCGGTCCATATTCCGGTTGACGGCCGCCCTGGAGTACTTCGACCTCAGACTCGCCAGGGCCCTGGAGCGGGAGTTCCTGGCTACGATCGAGCGGTGGCGCGAGGGCTGA
- a CDS encoding GDSL-type esterase/lipase family protein: MEDTRIHFIGDELIAGYGDGRALGWTGRVMARTRGVDAITFMLTVPRETTARLAERWQSEVARRSLPGGINRLVVGIGTADVAARISPARSRLSVANILDKAADEHRSCFVVGPPPLPSVNPDATAALSRAVGEVCARRGIPFVDTFEPLRNHEQWMNDVTAAGRDHPGQAGYGLLAWLVLHRGWYEWLGVEQPE; encoded by the coding sequence GTGGAGGACACGCGGATCCACTTCATCGGTGACGAATTGATCGCCGGCTACGGCGATGGTCGCGCCCTGGGCTGGACGGGCCGGGTCATGGCCCGCACCCGGGGCGTGGACGCCATCACCTTCATGCTCACCGTCCCGCGGGAGACGACGGCGCGACTAGCCGAGCGCTGGCAGTCCGAGGTGGCGCGGCGCTCGCTGCCCGGCGGCATCAACCGCCTCGTCGTCGGGATCGGGACGGCCGACGTCGCCGCCAGGATCTCGCCGGCGCGCAGTCGCCTGTCGGTGGCGAACATCCTCGACAAGGCCGCCGACGAGCACCGCTCCTGCTTCGTGGTGGGCCCTCCCCCGCTGCCGAGCGTGAACCCGGACGCCACGGCCGCGCTATCGCGCGCGGTGGGCGAGGTGTGCGCGCGACGCGGGATCCCCTTCGTGGACACCTTCGAGCCGCTGCGCAATCACGAGCAGTGGATGAACGACGTCACCGCCGCGGGGCGGGACCATCCGGGGCAGGCCGGCTACGGGCTGCTGGCCTGGCTGGTGCTGCACCGCGGCTGGTACGAGTGGCTGGGCGTCGAGCAGCCGGAGTGA
- a CDS encoding transposase family protein: MLDGLDPSGWIADKGYIGKGMITPHKKPPNGELSEAAEEANKSISRIRQVVEQTIAHIKAWRIHPHRLPPPPAHIRTDHHRRTLTLRLQNHPLNNLQGRPGHPRLHRRLTPTGAVRPTGQGNCCRFWRSGRIVRVGISDALGGFRVIPRFWRRCGGVWGGTILPERHAPPRTRPTVRRGRFGPAAAGATGTAREPARPFRCPRASRGAARTAREPGMTGERTACPHRPGARLLDHSGCSTPSHSYQPRCSTSQASSP; this comes from the coding sequence CTGCTCGACGGCCTGGACCCCTCCGGATGGATCGCCGACAAGGGATACATCGGCAAGGGAATGATCACCCCGCACAAGAAGCCCCCCAACGGCGAACTGAGCGAAGCCGCCGAAGAGGCGAATAAGAGCATCAGCCGGATCCGCCAGGTGGTCGAGCAGACCATCGCCCACATCAAGGCCTGGAGAATCCACCCACACCGACTACCGCCGCCCCCTGCACACATTCGAACAGACCATCACCGCCGCACTCTCACTCTACGTCTTCAAAACCACCCACTGAATAACCTTCAAGGCCGACCCGGACATCCGCGTCTACACCGTCGCCTGACCCCGACCGGCGCGGTCCGCCCGACCGGGCAGGGCAACTGCTGCCGGTTTTGGCGCTCTGGGAGGATCGTTCGGGTCGGCATCTCGGATGCGCTCGGCGGTTTCCGCGTAATTCCGCGGTTCTGGCGGCGGTGCGGTGGGGTGTGGGGCGGAACGATCCTCCCAGAGCGCCATGCCCCGCCCCGGACGCGTCCCACCGTGCGCCGTGGGCGATTCGGCCCTGCGGCCGCGGGAGCGACCGGCACCGCCCGAGAACCCGCACGGCCTTTCCGATGCCCTCGGGCTTCACGGGGAGCGGCCCGCACCGCCCGGGAGCCCGGGATGACCGGAGAGCGGACTGCCTGCCCGCACCGCCCGGGAGCCCGACTGCTCGATCACTCCGGCTGCTCGACGCCCAGCCACTCGTACCAGCCGCGGTGCAGCACCAGCCAGGCCAGCAGCCCGTAG
- a CDS encoding transposase family protein: MKYTTGLPVGKFADLLARLREEGVEGYPPSLGLRGSLKAALIYMRHNIVQTVIGEQLDVSQPTVSRAIKVMTGAIILALRDMLLTAEEVPEGCDCRAGRPPLPLLELARSPRTMVAVSTRRPA, from the coding sequence ATGAAGTATACCACGGGGCTGCCCGTCGGCAAGTTCGCGGATCTGCTCGCACGTCTGCGCGAGGAGGGTGTCGAGGGGTATCCGCCGAGCCTGGGGCTGCGGGGGTCCTTGAAGGCGGCGCTGATCTACATGCGTCACAACATTGTGCAGACGGTGATCGGCGAACAATTGGATGTGTCCCAGCCCACTGTCTCGCGGGCCATCAAGGTCATGACCGGGGCGATCATCCTGGCCCTGAGGGACATGCTGCTCACCGCGGAGGAGGTGCCCGAGGGCTGCGACTGTCGTGCTGGACGGCCACCTCTTCCCCTGCTGGAGTTGGCGCGCTCACCGCGAACCATGGTCGCGGTGAGCACAAGACGACCGGCATGA
- a CDS encoding LysR family transcriptional regulator — protein MNDRLSPEGLRYAQAVARTGSFSAAAREYDVTQPALSNAIRRLEKILGARLFERNTHGARPTVFGAAILPRVDAALAALDAITAEARRWRAHGPRPVRIGVSPLIGADVVARAYSAVAGLPGRGRSSLVLREADLSELCTALDDDELDLIVVPAVLPLTRYRHRVIGSEPVVLVEPGAADNAASPVTADPAPADPADPAAPADPASRPPEAPAVTARIDDVARRTLLLVPDTCGLTTFTRDLLADRGLPLRAYSGEAASYRVLEDWAGMGLGSALLPRSKVTRADSSTRPVVDARGAAVTITYEAAWDSASPIADELDILAGLLAS, from the coding sequence GTGAACGATCGACTCAGCCCCGAGGGCCTGCGTTACGCCCAGGCGGTCGCCCGCACCGGCTCCTTCAGCGCGGCCGCCCGGGAGTACGACGTCACCCAGCCGGCGCTGTCCAACGCCATCCGCCGTCTGGAGAAGATCCTCGGCGCCCGGCTCTTCGAACGCAATACGCACGGCGCCCGCCCCACCGTCTTCGGCGCGGCGATCCTGCCCCGGGTCGACGCCGCGCTGGCCGCGCTCGACGCCATCACCGCGGAGGCCCGGCGCTGGCGGGCCCACGGGCCCCGGCCCGTGCGCATCGGCGTCTCCCCGCTCATCGGCGCCGACGTCGTCGCCCGCGCCTACAGCGCCGTCGCGGGCCTCCCCGGTCGCGGGAGGAGCTCCCTCGTTCTGCGCGAGGCCGATCTGTCCGAGTTGTGCACGGCCCTCGACGACGACGAGCTCGACCTCATCGTCGTCCCCGCGGTCCTCCCGCTCACCCGCTATCGCCATCGCGTCATCGGCAGCGAGCCGGTCGTGCTCGTCGAGCCGGGGGCGGCGGATAATGCGGCGAGCCCGGTGACGGCGGACCCGGCTCCGGCGGACCCGGCAGACCCGGCGGCTCCGGCGGACCCGGCGAGCCGCCCGCCCGAGGCCCCTGCGGTCACCGCCCGCATTGACGACGTCGCGCGCCGTACCCTCCTCCTGGTCCCCGACACCTGCGGGTTGACGACCTTCACCCGCGATCTGCTCGCCGATCGCGGACTGCCGCTGCGGGCCTACTCGGGGGAGGCCGCCAGCTACCGGGTGCTCGAGGACTGGGCGGGGATGGGCCTGGGCAGCGCACTCCTGCCCCGCTCGAAGGTGACCCGCGCCGACTCGAGCACGCGGCCCGTGGTCGATGCCCGCGGTGCGGCCGTCACGATCACCTACGAGGCGGCCTGGGACAGCGCGTCGCCGATCGCGGACGAACTCGACATCCTGGCGGGACTCCTCGCCTCCTGA
- a CDS encoding TetR/AcrR family transcriptional regulator encodes MSVPSSRSGADAPERDAADSAANAARAPRPGLRERKKAATMHRIQAVALDLFERHGFDAVSIEQVADAAEVSPSTVYRYFGTKEGLVVHDEYDDRVLELLVYYLQRDGDLAHVLTRVLDELWADHFVKDAGPSWVRTRWCFEHPSIQGAMWVLVNEQVETFARAVSDSRRMPLLRARILASATVWGIVAVLRTWYERDGAGDLRADIGQVIDMLARLEQTPPGS; translated from the coding sequence GTGTCCGTCCCCTCCAGCCGCTCCGGCGCCGACGCCCCGGAGCGTGACGCCGCCGACAGCGCCGCGAACGCCGCCCGCGCACCGCGGCCGGGCCTGCGCGAGCGCAAGAAGGCGGCGACGATGCACCGCATCCAGGCCGTCGCCCTCGACCTGTTCGAGCGGCACGGCTTCGACGCGGTGAGCATCGAGCAGGTCGCCGACGCCGCCGAGGTCTCACCGTCCACGGTCTACCGCTACTTCGGGACCAAGGAGGGACTGGTCGTCCACGACGAGTACGACGACCGCGTCCTTGAGCTGCTCGTCTACTACCTCCAGCGCGACGGCGACCTGGCGCACGTGCTGACCCGGGTGCTGGACGAGCTGTGGGCGGACCACTTCGTCAAGGACGCCGGACCCTCCTGGGTGCGCACCCGCTGGTGCTTCGAGCACCCCTCGATCCAGGGCGCCATGTGGGTCCTGGTCAACGAACAGGTGGAGACCTTCGCCCGGGCCGTGAGCGACTCGCGACGGATGCCGCTGCTGCGGGCCAGGATCCTGGCCTCGGCGACCGTATGGGGGATCGTGGCGGTCCTGCGCACCTGGTACGAGCGCGACGGGGCCGGCGACCTGCGCGCGGACATCGGCCAGGTCATCGACATGCTGGCGCGCCTGGAGCAGACGCCGCCCGGGTCCTGA
- a CDS encoding ABC transporter ATP-binding protein, protein MSESLSNCVVEARSLVKRFGAVTALDGLDLSVRTGEIHGFLGPNGAGKSTTIRALLGQLRLNSGAVAVFGQDAWRRAIDIHARLAYVPGDTMLWPNLTGGQCIDLLGGFHGTMNRARRDELVERFELDPTRRFRTYSKGNRQKVALVAALACDVELLVLDEPTSGLDPLMEAVFQAVVTERSAAGTSVLLSSHILAEVETLCDRLTVVRAGRAVFTGSLAQLRSSAATAVDVVTPAAVPGLERMDGVSHLHSQAEPRGRRTTLLAEAAALPAVLSAIAAARPLQVAVRPPSLEQLFLDQYTGQGSDDGGEPR, encoded by the coding sequence ATGAGCGAGTCACTGTCAAATTGTGTCGTCGAGGCGAGGTCACTCGTCAAGCGCTTCGGCGCCGTCACCGCCCTGGACGGACTGGACCTGTCCGTCCGCACCGGTGAGATCCACGGCTTCCTGGGCCCCAACGGCGCCGGCAAGTCGACCACGATCCGCGCGCTGCTCGGCCAGCTCCGGCTCAACTCGGGCGCGGTCGCGGTCTTCGGCCAGGACGCCTGGCGCCGCGCCATCGACATCCACGCCCGCCTGGCCTACGTGCCCGGAGACACCATGCTGTGGCCCAACCTCACCGGCGGCCAGTGCATCGACCTGCTCGGCGGCTTCCACGGCACCATGAACAGGGCCCGCCGCGACGAGCTCGTCGAGCGCTTCGAGCTCGACCCCACCCGGCGTTTCCGCACCTACTCCAAGGGCAACCGCCAGAAGGTCGCGCTCGTGGCGGCCCTGGCCTGCGACGTCGAACTGCTCGTCCTGGACGAGCCCACCTCCGGACTCGACCCCCTCATGGAGGCGGTCTTCCAGGCCGTCGTCACCGAGCGCTCCGCCGCCGGAACCTCCGTCCTGCTTTCCAGCCACATCCTGGCCGAGGTCGAGACCCTGTGCGACCGGCTCACGGTGGTGCGCGCCGGGCGGGCCGTCTTCACCGGGTCGTTGGCACAGCTGCGCTCCAGCGCCGCCACCGCCGTCGACGTCGTCACCCCCGCCGCCGTGCCCGGGCTGGAGCGCATGGACGGCGTCAGCCACCTGCACTCCCAGGCCGAGCCGCGGGGCCGCCGCACCACGCTGCTGGCCGAGGCCGCCGCGCTGCCCGCGGTCCTCAGTGCGATCGCAGCGGCCCGGCCGCTACAGGTCGCCGTGCGCCCCCCGAGCCTCGAGCAGCTCTTCCTGGACCAGTACACCGGGCAGGGGTCCGACGACGGCGGTGAGCCGCGATGA